The Deltaproteobacteria bacterium DNA window CGGCATAGGCCAGGTGGGAATACTCGCTGAACATGGGCGTCAGGTGGGGCTTGTTCATATCGACGATACAGATGTCGGCCTTTTTGCCGGCCTCGAGGGAACCGATCTGCCCATCCAGGCCCAGGACCTTGGCCCCCTCGCAGGTGGCCATGCGGACCACGGTCCTGGCG harbors:
- a CDS encoding S-adenosylhomocysteine deaminase — its product is ARTVVRMATCEGAKVLGLDGQIGSLEAGKKADICIVDMNKPHLTPMFSEYSHLAYAVSGADVDTVLVNGQVVMRNRRLTTIDENEAMERVRTISVRVKKSLNWPEN